CGCGTCCCCGGTGAGCAACGACGCAATCTCGCGCGCGAACTCACCGACCAGCTCGCAGCACAACCGCGCTCGCTGACGCTGGCTGCCGTCGTCCTGGTGCTGTTCGGCCTGATTCCCGGCTTTCCCATGCACTACTTCCTGCTGCTCGCAGCGTTGGCGGGCGGTGCGGCGTGGTGGATAAAGCGGGGAGCGAAGGACGGGGCGCTCGCCAATGAGGCCGGTGCGGCGGCCGGTGCAGACGGTGCGGCAGCGAAACCCGGACGCCCCGGCGCGCAGCCCTTGCTGGCGCGCGTCGGCGTGACGTTGGCCGAGTCGTGTGGGGGAATCGCGGCTGTGTCCGGACGCATCGATGCCCTACGGGATCAGAAGTTCGAGCAATTCGGCGTGCCGATGCCGGAAGTGCAGGTGACGAGCGATGCCACGTTGCCGGGCGACGGACTCGACATTCAGCTTTATCACGAGAGCGTCATGACGATCGACGTGGTGCCGGACGCCGCGCTGGCGCACTACGACGCCACGCATCCTATCCCCGTGTTGCGCGCACTCGAAGGCGGTGCGCCGCGTGAGACGCCGCTACCGTTCGGCGGACAGACGCTCTTCTGGCTTGACGATGCGCAGCGCGCGGCGTGGCTCGCGAGCGGTGGCGCCGTGGTCGATGGCGCGGATCGCGTGGCCCATTGCGTCTCGCTGGTCATCGACGCGCATGCTGCCGATTTCCTTGGCGTGCAGGAGGCGCGCTTCCTGATGGACGCGATGGAGGATCGCTACGGCGAACTCGTCAAGGAGTTGCAGCGGCAACTACCGATCAGCCGGACGGCGGAGGTACTGCAACGGTTGGTGGCCGAAGGGGTGTCCATCCGAGACTTGCGGCGTGTGTTCGAAGCGCTGATCGAGTGGGCCCCCAAGGAGCGAGACCAGATCATGTTGACGGAGTACGTGCGGCTGAGTCTGCGTCGTCACATCACCCGGCGCTTTCGTCGGGGCACCGAACACATCACCGGTTGGAACGTCGGTCGGGGTATCGAAGACGTCGTGCGCGCCGCGGTGCGGCAAACGGCCTCCGGTTCGTACGCCGACCTGAATCCGGCTCAGACGGACGCGATTCTTGGCGCGATCGATGGGGCGGTGAATGCGCACGACGGCACCCCCGCAGTGCTGTTTACGGCAATGGATGTGCGACGCTTTGTGCGCAAGCTGATCGAGCGGGAGCGTGCCGACTTACCGGTGCTGTCGTTCCAGGAAGTGGCGGACGAGCCGCATGTTCGCGTGCTTGGGACGATCGATGTACGGGGAGCGTTCTGACATGCGCCACCCCGACGCGGCACGAATCGTCAATGGACTGCGTCGCACGCTGGACGCGCAGCGCAAGGCATGTGAGGGCCTGCGCAAGGGCGCGCCACGCGAGGTGCGCTACGGGCGCATCGACAAGATCACTCCGAACGCCATGCGGGCCCGGTTGCCCGGTGCCGCACTCGGAGAGCAGTGCCGGGTGATGTCGCCTGCGCTCGATGCGGAGGTCATAGCGGTCGAAGGGAGGCACGTCTGGCTCGCGCCTTATGCAGAGCCGACGGGCGTGGCCAATGGCGCGCTGGTGCAGGCGCTGGGATCGTCGTCGCGCGTGGCGGTGGGCGCGCATCTGATCGGTGAAGTGCTCGACGGCCTGGGCCGGTCGCTGGGCACTGAGTCCGGGGCGAACCGGGCCGATGTCGAG
The Pandoraea oxalativorans genome window above contains:
- the sctV gene encoding type III secretion system export apparatus subunit SctV; the encoded protein is MTRILNWLRAAAGRQDIVLAALLLVTVLMIIIPMPPSVMDLLIALNLGVSLLLLMVALYINEPLDFSAFPSVLLMTTLFRLGLTISTSRLILLHADAGDIVYTFGDFAAGGNIVVGMIVFLIITIVNFIVITKGSERVAEVGARFSLDGMPGKQMSIDGDLRAGTIDAAEAKRLRRIVQKESQFYGAMDGAMKFVKGDAIAGLVIIVVNLLGGIGVGVFMRGMSAGDAAAIYAILSIGDGLVSQIPALLISVTAGIIVTRVPGEQRRNLARELTDQLAAQPRSLTLAAVVLVLFGLIPGFPMHYFLLLAALAGGAAWWIKRGAKDGALANEAGAAAGADGAAAKPGRPGAQPLLARVGVTLAESCGGIAAVSGRIDALRDQKFEQFGVPMPEVQVTSDATLPGDGLDIQLYHESVMTIDVVPDAALAHYDATHPIPVLRALEGGAPRETPLPFGGQTLFWLDDAQRAAWLASGGAVVDGADRVAHCVSLVIDAHAADFLGVQEARFLMDAMEDRYGELVKELQRQLPISRTAEVLQRLVAEGVSIRDLRRVFEALIEWAPKERDQIMLTEYVRLSLRRHITRRFRRGTEHITGWNVGRGIEDVVRAAVRQTASGSYADLNPAQTDAILGAIDGAVNAHDGTPAVLFTAMDVRRFVRKLIERERADLPVLSFQEVADEPHVRVLGTIDVRGAF